The following are encoded in a window of Armatimonas rosea genomic DNA:
- the nadA gene encoding quinolinate synthase NadA, which produces MDPSLDLVAEILKLKKEKNAVILAHYYQDSELQDLADFVGDSLALAQAAAKTQADCIVFCGVHFMAETAKILNPTKPVYLPDLDAGCSLADRCPADVYAEWLKQYPGHYVVNYINSSAAVKAMSDLIVTSSNAVALVDMIPKDQPIVFGPDRHLGKWVEKQTGREMVLWPGFCIVHEQFNARRLAALMAAHPDACVIAHPECEEAVLAKAHFIGSTLALLNYVKTHPEHKKFVVNTEVGILHQMEKARPDAEFVCAPPNSGCTCATCPYMRLNTLEKLYLCLKDGQPELHMDEDLRVKSEVPLRRMLEWSAKIQPVAPNK; this is translated from the coding sequence ATTGATCCGTCACTGGACCTCGTCGCCGAGATTCTCAAGCTCAAAAAAGAGAAAAACGCGGTGATCCTGGCGCACTACTACCAGGACTCCGAGCTCCAGGACCTCGCCGACTTCGTGGGGGACTCGCTCGCGCTGGCACAGGCCGCGGCCAAGACCCAGGCGGACTGCATTGTCTTCTGCGGTGTCCACTTCATGGCCGAGACCGCCAAGATCCTCAATCCCACCAAGCCCGTCTACCTCCCCGACCTCGATGCCGGCTGCTCGCTCGCCGACCGCTGCCCCGCCGATGTCTACGCCGAGTGGCTCAAGCAGTACCCCGGGCACTATGTGGTCAACTACATCAACTCCTCGGCCGCGGTCAAGGCCATGAGCGATCTGATTGTCACCAGCAGCAACGCCGTGGCGCTCGTGGACATGATCCCCAAAGACCAGCCGATTGTCTTTGGCCCGGATCGGCACTTGGGCAAGTGGGTCGAAAAACAAACCGGACGCGAGATGGTGCTCTGGCCGGGCTTCTGCATTGTCCATGAGCAGTTCAACGCCCGCCGCCTCGCCGCCTTGATGGCCGCCCACCCCGATGCCTGCGTGATCGCGCACCCCGAGTGCGAGGAGGCCGTGCTGGCGAAGGCGCACTTTATCGGCTCGACCCTGGCGCTGCTGAACTATGTCAAGACCCACCCCGAGCACAAGAAGTTCGTGGTCAACACCGAGGTTGGAATCCTCCACCAGATGGAAAAAGCCCGCCCCGATGCCGAGTTTGTCTGCGCCCCGCCCAACTCCGGCTGCACCTGTGCCACCTGCCCCTACATGCGCCTCAACACGCTGGAAAAACTCTACCTCTGCCTCAAAGACGGCCAGCCCGAGCTGCACATGGACGAGGACCTGCGCGTGAAATCCGAGGTTCCCCTACGCCGCATGCTAGAGTGGAGCGCCAAGATTCAGCCCGTCGCCCCAAATAAATAA
- a CDS encoding YcxB family protein encodes MALPYPYLPLMVALGNGLYFALTKNAVSPKKMQRAISESVKKGGFQEFFLSRDIVLTEAGLRQVTDQGVQSWDWEELRALHPTPSHLFLAAPAEQYVVIPRRAFGTEPTEAAFLETLTRHYDRAHSGASQ; translated from the coding sequence ATGGCACTTCCGTATCCCTACCTACCCCTTATGGTTGCATTGGGAAATGGGCTCTACTTCGCGCTGACAAAGAATGCCGTCAGTCCTAAAAAGATGCAGAGAGCGATCTCAGAGAGCGTGAAGAAGGGCGGCTTTCAAGAGTTCTTTCTCTCGCGTGATATTGTTCTGACGGAGGCTGGGCTACGGCAGGTCACGGACCAGGGTGTGCAGTCTTGGGACTGGGAGGAGCTTCGCGCGTTGCACCCGACTCCGAGTCATCTTTTCCTAGCCGCCCCTGCCGAGCAGTATGTCGTTATCCCACGGCGGGCGTTTGGCACCGAGCCGACGGAGGCAGCGTTTCTGGAGACCCTGACACGGCACTACGACAGAGCCCACTCGGGAGCGAGTCAGTGA
- a CDS encoding ATP-binding protein: MSQWRLELLGGLRVIGASGETITQFEARKTAALLALLALRPEHVHPREELVAALWPDAEWESGRNRLKQALSMLRKRLGAVFEASHFGIRLLPGTFETDVAQWEALVTQGRLREASLLWRGELLPGFYEEALVLERERLNALREATCPDRASVCARQVLLPQPLTRFHGREPELAALAECFKTERWVTITGPGGMGKTRLALEAARRRELDDLYFVSLIELREASQLPVALARAVQLPLNPNQEPLETVLGFLGGHPLLLVLDNAEHLATESLAVLCQQLLERLPLLRLLVTSRQVLGGAGECRFPLATLPIQEGAVPLFLDRARRVRPGFEESPDIAALCESLEGMPLAIELCAAWAGALSARQMRQRLERGEFGPLLTAHDASFPQRHRSVETAFLSSYERLTARQQGLLRGLTVFRGGWTLEAVEAVCPTDNTLRDLLALTEASLVLPVGARFTMLESLRHFASLLLTTDERAGLLVAHLRWGKALVAEATDDPKAEEQALALLETERENLSAAIQEGLADGQAEDAALLIVALCPFFSLRAYAQEAVGLLKQALAAPELSGHTEASLCIQLGALTVDNQASAVAVQYLERALALLATHPEPHLEAQALWQRGRLAFLRKEFDQSKRDHEQALALRLTLHDTEGYARSYDALAQLATRRGDAEETRRLLALADDAARRVGRSSLLTDILFNRGRLALVLGDFETALLAFEACEERGRRLALPRLLAKVWNNLGEAARGLGDEVRARHAYLEAARAFWELREGGAAHFPFWNLGCLYGEWDHFDIGLVTLAVASRLWEELGRPLDEGDQQTIDRMKAQATAAFGPERTTYYWTEGLQLSPDEVLRRIERRQPSKA; encoded by the coding sequence ATGTCGCAGTGGCGTCTTGAGCTTCTGGGGGGCTTGCGTGTGATCGGAGCCAGTGGCGAGACTATCACCCAGTTTGAGGCGCGTAAAACAGCGGCTCTTTTGGCCCTCCTTGCCCTGCGCCCGGAGCATGTCCACCCACGTGAGGAGCTCGTGGCAGCGCTCTGGCCCGATGCCGAGTGGGAGAGCGGCCGAAACCGGCTAAAGCAAGCGCTCTCGATGCTCCGCAAGCGGCTGGGGGCGGTCTTTGAGGCCAGCCACTTTGGGATTCGGCTCTTGCCTGGGACATTCGAGACCGATGTGGCCCAGTGGGAGGCTCTGGTGACGCAAGGTCGGCTCCGTGAGGCCAGCCTGCTCTGGCGAGGAGAGCTCCTTCCCGGCTTCTATGAAGAGGCACTGGTCTTGGAGCGCGAGCGGCTCAATGCGCTCCGGGAGGCCACCTGTCCCGATAGGGCGTCTGTGTGTGCCCGGCAAGTGCTACTCCCGCAGCCGCTCACACGCTTTCACGGGCGAGAGCCTGAGCTGGCGGCGCTTGCCGAGTGCTTTAAGACCGAGCGCTGGGTGACCATCACCGGGCCTGGGGGGATGGGCAAGACCCGACTTGCCCTGGAGGCTGCCCGTCGGCGGGAGCTCGACGACCTGTACTTTGTCTCGCTGATCGAGCTACGGGAGGCGAGCCAGCTTCCGGTCGCGCTCGCCAGGGCGGTACAGCTCCCTTTGAATCCAAACCAGGAGCCGCTGGAGACCGTGCTAGGGTTTCTTGGAGGGCACCCGCTCTTGCTCGTGCTAGACAATGCGGAGCACCTTGCGACAGAGAGCCTGGCCGTGCTGTGTCAGCAGCTCCTGGAGCGCTTGCCTCTCTTACGCCTGCTTGTTACGTCGCGCCAAGTGCTGGGGGGAGCCGGCGAGTGTCGCTTTCCTCTCGCTACCCTACCGATCCAGGAGGGCGCGGTGCCCCTCTTCTTGGACCGTGCACGACGTGTCCGGCCTGGCTTTGAGGAGAGCCCGGATATCGCGGCGCTCTGCGAGAGCCTGGAGGGGATGCCCCTTGCCATCGAGCTCTGTGCGGCGTGGGCGGGGGCTCTGAGCGCACGCCAGATGCGGCAGCGGCTGGAGCGGGGCGAGTTTGGTCCCTTGCTCACCGCGCACGATGCGAGCTTCCCCCAGCGCCACCGGAGTGTCGAGACGGCGTTTCTGAGCAGCTACGAGCGGCTGACGGCCCGTCAGCAAGGGCTCCTTCGTGGCCTGACGGTCTTTCGGGGGGGCTGGACCCTGGAGGCGGTGGAGGCTGTCTGCCCCACCGACAACACCCTGCGCGATCTGCTGGCGCTGACCGAGGCATCGCTGGTGCTCCCTGTGGGGGCTCGCTTCACGATGCTGGAGAGCCTGCGCCACTTTGCGAGCTTGCTGCTTACCACCGACGAGAGAGCGGGGCTCCTCGTGGCCCACCTGCGCTGGGGCAAGGCACTCGTCGCCGAGGCCACGGACGATCCCAAGGCGGAGGAGCAGGCACTTGCCCTCTTGGAGACAGAGCGTGAGAACCTGAGCGCTGCGATTCAAGAGGGCCTTGCAGATGGGCAAGCGGAGGACGCGGCTCTGCTGATTGTCGCGCTCTGCCCCTTTTTCTCGCTCCGCGCCTACGCCCAAGAGGCAGTGGGGCTCCTCAAGCAAGCGCTCGCCGCCCCGGAGCTCTCAGGGCACACGGAGGCCAGTCTCTGCATCCAGCTAGGAGCGCTTACCGTGGATAACCAAGCGTCTGCGGTTGCGGTGCAGTACCTGGAGCGAGCCTTGGCACTCCTGGCAACCCACCCTGAGCCGCACCTGGAGGCACAGGCACTCTGGCAGCGGGGCCGGCTTGCCTTTCTGAGGAAGGAGTTTGACCAGAGCAAGCGTGACCACGAGCAGGCACTGGCGCTGCGCCTTACCCTGCACGACACCGAGGGATATGCCCGCTCCTACGATGCCCTGGCCCAGCTCGCGACCCGGCGAGGGGATGCCGAAGAGACCCGTCGTCTGCTGGCGCTCGCCGACGATGCGGCACGGCGGGTGGGGCGCAGTAGCCTCCTGACCGATATTCTCTTCAATCGTGGGCGGCTCGCACTGGTTCTGGGAGACTTTGAGACGGCTCTCTTGGCATTTGAGGCCTGTGAAGAGCGGGGACGTCGGCTTGCCCTGCCCCGGCTCCTGGCGAAGGTCTGGAACAACCTGGGGGAGGCCGCGCGCGGGCTGGGCGATGAAGTTAGGGCGCGTCATGCCTATCTTGAGGCGGCACGGGCGTTCTGGGAGCTACGCGAGGGGGGAGCCGCCCACTTTCCCTTCTGGAACCTGGGTTGTCTCTACGGCGAGTGGGATCACTTTGACATTGGCCTGGTCACCCTGGCGGTTGCAAGTCGGCTCTGGGAGGAGCTTGGACGTCCCCTGGATGAGGGCGACCAGCAGACCATTGACCGGATGAAGGCACAGGCAACCGCCGCCTTTGGGCCTGAGCGCACCACCTACTACTGGACCGAGGGGCTCCAGCTCTCCCCGGATGAGGTCCTTCGACGGATCGAGCGACGCCAGCCGTCGAAGGCGTAA
- a CDS encoding biotin transporter BioY — translation MSLTLAPAPRTLAETLALPSWLLVPAASLVIAACAQVAIPLPFTPVPLTGQTFAVLLTGMALGSRRGALAVALYVLEGALGLPFFAGGAAGLAKLVGPTGGYLCAFPLAAFVAGLLAERGWDRKPLTTVLGMLASSLTIFLFGALWLAHFVGGITPAVVQGVLPFLPGDVLKSLLAAGLLPGAWQLTRNQTR, via the coding sequence ATGTCCCTCACCCTTGCCCCCGCTCCGCGCACGCTTGCGGAGACTCTCGCGCTTCCTTCCTGGCTCCTGGTTCCTGCCGCTTCCCTCGTGATCGCTGCCTGTGCCCAAGTGGCGATTCCCCTGCCCTTCACGCCCGTCCCCCTGACCGGCCAGACCTTCGCTGTCTTGCTCACGGGCATGGCCCTCGGGAGCCGCCGCGGGGCGCTGGCGGTTGCGCTCTATGTCCTGGAGGGCGCACTCGGGCTACCGTTCTTTGCCGGCGGCGCGGCGGGGCTGGCGAAGCTGGTCGGCCCGACCGGCGGCTACCTCTGCGCGTTTCCCCTCGCCGCCTTTGTCGCCGGCCTGCTCGCCGAGCGGGGCTGGGACCGCAAGCCGCTCACCACCGTACTCGGAATGCTGGCCTCCAGCCTGACCATCTTTCTCTTTGGCGCGCTCTGGCTGGCGCACTTTGTGGGGGGAATCACCCCGGCAGTGGTGCAAGGCGTGTTGCCTTTCCTGCCGGGGGATGTGCTCAAGTCGCTCCTAGCCGCCGGGCTCCTGCCAGGTGCCTGGCAGCTGACCCGCAATCAGACGCGCTGA
- a CDS encoding YcxB family protein, with protein MTLEYERTPEHWTAANIALFENSERGKKRLRALRGVVGGLCLVVSILVFLAVAILAELALPLRIFGVVACAVVTALATYHLTPVMARSEIKQVVQTLVRRGRHAEFFGKKRVTLDDEGLRIRGETAEELHFWKRVREVLVTESYILFRIGENQLMELPKSLFATPQHQAEFLAAVERYRQEQASPSPEPQRQAWYQSKDQVG; from the coding sequence GTGACCCTGGAGTACGAGCGGACGCCGGAGCACTGGACGGCGGCAAATATCGCCCTCTTTGAAAACTCCGAACGTGGGAAGAAGCGCCTGAGGGCGCTCCGTGGGGTTGTCGGGGGGCTCTGCTTGGTTGTCTCTATTCTGGTCTTCCTGGCAGTGGCGATCCTGGCGGAGCTGGCACTGCCGCTGCGCATCTTCGGGGTGGTTGCCTGTGCGGTCGTGACAGCGCTTGCCACGTACCATCTCACGCCGGTGATGGCGCGCAGTGAGATCAAGCAGGTGGTGCAGACCCTGGTGCGCCGAGGGAGACACGCCGAGTTTTTCGGGAAGAAGCGCGTGACCCTGGACGATGAGGGACTGCGTATCCGGGGCGAGACCGCTGAGGAGCTCCACTTCTGGAAGCGGGTGCGCGAGGTCCTCGTGACGGAGAGCTATATCCTGTTCCGAATCGGGGAGAACCAGCTCATGGAGCTACCGAAGTCTCTCTTTGCGACGCCCCAGCACCAGGCCGAGTTTCTTGCCGCGGTCGAGCGCTACCGGCAGGAGCAGGCTAGCCCGTCGCCTGAGCCGCAGCGGCAGGCGTGGTACCAGAGCAAGGATCAGGTGGGGTAG
- a CDS encoding PEP-CTERM sorting domain-containing protein, with protein MKRLLTALLALSLTALAHAQTYDATTDFSITQGNANGVWSYGFSSTLGGALTLFDVTDSFPSWKHSVVQSLGAPTIGRNDTGGVVNGIPMGFLDLHPGPIEYTVLRFTAPSTESYSLSAQCFIGDFGDTEMFVVHNNNTSSPLFFAATTDTNPFFSTSLALTAGDTVDLVVGKKADFFFDSTPAVFTLIGSAGASAPEPGTIGLFTVGGLVWIVRRRALQKGN; from the coding sequence ATGAAACGACTTCTCACCGCGCTTCTTGCGCTCTCGCTCACGGCACTTGCCCACGCACAGACCTACGACGCCACCACGGACTTCTCGATCACCCAGGGCAACGCCAACGGCGTTTGGAGCTACGGCTTCTCCAGCACACTGGGCGGTGCGTTGACCCTCTTTGATGTCACCGATAGTTTTCCCTCATGGAAGCATAGCGTCGTGCAAAGCCTCGGTGCCCCCACCATTGGGCGCAACGATACCGGTGGTGTTGTCAATGGTATTCCCATGGGCTTCCTGGATCTCCATCCTGGCCCTATCGAATACACGGTTCTGCGATTTACTGCCCCCAGTACCGAAAGCTACAGCCTCTCGGCGCAGTGCTTTATCGGTGACTTCGGGGATACGGAGATGTTTGTAGTCCACAACAACAACACAAGCTCACCACTTTTCTTCGCTGCGACAACGGATACCAACCCGTTTTTTAGCACCAGTCTCGCCCTAACCGCAGGAGACACGGTGGACTTGGTTGTCGGGAAAAAGGCGGACTTCTTCTTTGATAGCACTCCCGCTGTTTTTACGCTGATCGGTTCGGCTGGTGCGTCTGCGCCGGAGCCGGGAACGATTGGGCTCTTTACCGTGGGGGGGCTTGTCTGGATCGTCCGCCGCCGTGCGCTTCAAAAAGGAAACTAA
- a CDS encoding YncE family protein → MLLSRRTLLLGGAALSLAGCGGSEPLIDLASLPRVRPKVTLHWAQQGRALNAPSTANYVDVTVRSLLAPEEIASLLISRTTNLEHTLTYELPLAIPAGPVELTARFFDRAFEGSDETHRTLVAVAQGQVELRSENPTLPDVVVEGKIAQLKVLFRPTLLTNDILTTGFEARDSQGNLLALQPHLPVYEIVEGAGSVLREEAAAPIYPYTVAALVIRGLAPGTGRVRVRLGDTVSAPVAVSVVASLSLAEGIRCGFLDLAELVWDESRQRFWCVDRALTGSNTLYRFDPLTWTTDVSFTLPGGGLQRIVLTPDNTSLYGYSDGSRTVVRIRLSDGVIQERIPVKLPYSSFNRFPHLCPLPGASNTVLISGARLGSYYNDEAWIYDGEVARPNTVRTVLAAAGMPLGPNEVYLGTTTVRDDGSYAYFADLGAGTHGWRVAIGPEGFVVGSLEAVTVGRPYLGQLLALDGMVYDLVTGAPLTTTSLGSVVPSTPLQRRYLGFPYNTSDSLSVVRATPTFEPATYALPTGLPYQASGAGGTSNWHFPPQGWGAKGVALLASPATGATLPLLVILDQVG, encoded by the coding sequence ATGCTTCTCTCTCGTCGTACCCTGCTGCTGGGAGGAGCAGCACTCTCTCTCGCCGGCTGTGGTGGCAGTGAGCCCCTTATCGACCTTGCCTCGTTGCCACGCGTTCGCCCCAAGGTGACCCTGCACTGGGCGCAGCAAGGGCGCGCGCTAAATGCCCCCAGCACGGCGAACTATGTCGATGTCACCGTGCGCTCGCTGCTCGCACCGGAGGAGATCGCCTCGCTCCTGATCTCACGGACGACGAACCTGGAGCACACGCTTACCTACGAGCTTCCCCTCGCCATTCCCGCCGGTCCCGTGGAGCTGACAGCGCGCTTCTTTGACCGGGCGTTTGAGGGAAGCGACGAGACCCACCGCACGCTGGTGGCGGTGGCGCAGGGGCAGGTGGAGCTCCGCAGCGAGAACCCCACCCTGCCCGATGTGGTGGTGGAGGGGAAGATCGCCCAGCTCAAGGTGCTGTTTCGCCCGACGCTGCTCACCAACGATATCCTCACGACAGGGTTTGAGGCGCGGGACAGCCAGGGGAACCTACTGGCGCTCCAGCCCCACCTGCCGGTCTATGAGATTGTCGAGGGGGCGGGAAGTGTGCTACGCGAGGAGGCGGCGGCCCCGATCTACCCGTACACGGTGGCGGCACTGGTGATTCGGGGGCTGGCTCCCGGAACGGGCCGCGTCCGGGTTCGCCTGGGCGACACCGTGAGTGCGCCCGTCGCGGTGAGCGTCGTGGCGTCTCTTTCCCTTGCCGAGGGGATCCGCTGTGGGTTTCTGGACCTGGCGGAGCTGGTCTGGGACGAGTCGCGGCAGCGCTTCTGGTGCGTGGACCGGGCGCTCACGGGGAGCAATACCCTGTACCGTTTTGACCCACTGACCTGGACCACCGATGTCTCGTTCACCCTCCCCGGTGGAGGGCTCCAGCGGATCGTCCTTACCCCGGATAACACATCGCTCTACGGCTACAGCGACGGCAGCCGGACGGTGGTTCGGATTCGCCTCTCCGATGGGGTGATCCAGGAGCGTATCCCCGTGAAGCTTCCCTACAGCTCCTTCAACCGCTTCCCGCATCTCTGTCCCCTGCCCGGAGCCTCCAACACGGTGCTGATCTCGGGAGCGCGGCTGGGGAGCTACTACAACGACGAAGCCTGGATCTACGACGGGGAGGTAGCGCGGCCCAACACGGTCCGCACGGTTCTCGCCGCCGCGGGGATGCCCCTGGGGCCCAATGAGGTCTATCTGGGGACAACCACGGTCCGCGATGATGGCAGCTATGCCTACTTTGCAGACCTGGGGGCCGGCACCCACGGCTGGCGGGTGGCGATCGGGCCGGAGGGGTTTGTGGTGGGAAGTCTTGAAGCGGTGACGGTTGGTCGTCCCTACCTCGGCCAGCTCCTCGCCCTCGATGGCATGGTCTACGACCTGGTCACAGGGGCACCCTTGACCACGACCAGCCTCGGCAGTGTGGTCCCGAGCACGCCGCTCCAGCGGCGCTACCTTGGGTTTCCCTACAACACGTCGGACTCGCTCTCCGTGGTGCGTGCCACCCCAACTTTTGAGCCCGCCACCTACGCGCTCCCCACCGGCCTGCCGTACCAGGCGAGCGGTGCAGGAGGGACATCCAACTGGCACTTCCCACCGCAGGGCTGGGGAGCGAAGGGGGTCGCGCTGCTGGCAAGCCCCGCGACGGGGGCGACGCTCCCGCTCTTGGTTATCCTGGATCAAGTCGGTTAA
- a CDS encoding PcfJ domain-containing protein produces MKQTKFGKRIQNWHRPLAPNALRARYRRLREKDPGLLTRAGISEEDPGGEDWPSDWYEDEIGEDDTLPYWHTQLCSAVLHDHVPLRALGTLFPETPHATPSRLWEGSPEALVASLAAHVERLTRYKGDDPELVLTLRAALDRQSQERLQQYLPKSARELCLFALFWYRSPLTWQPESGVSLPEHLFAPYPVPAFLSQALRRSIRFPNYKWLCWLILLGRSVSLKSAAATFGWNLPSRLPHFLSQVPSLMAPELACACAEVLRLGGTEADLRRLCLDRSYLLDPTDPNLAPGELDFWRETVRWLGAQGGELVQGELAQVLAWGRHRHTEARARGEQPFRWSGRSVQAVREQSLLYQRNRYSWRSGGELYRWDSHGWDWSGEAADVTGWSVTELTKSSQLGEEGAALRHCVGGYGRRCHSGTSAIFSVRYQEKRRVTVEVNPTNGVLVQVHGSDNRPPEPDEQRVVALWHQSVVLPALAKATPPDPCSGTTPAAAAQATG; encoded by the coding sequence GTGAAGCAGACAAAATTTGGGAAAAGAATTCAGAACTGGCACCGCCCCCTCGCGCCCAACGCCCTCCGTGCCCGGTACCGTCGCCTGCGTGAGAAAGACCCGGGGCTGTTGACGCGTGCCGGTATCAGCGAGGAAGATCCTGGCGGGGAGGACTGGCCCTCCGACTGGTACGAGGACGAGATCGGGGAGGACGACACGCTCCCCTACTGGCACACCCAGCTCTGCTCCGCCGTCCTCCACGACCACGTGCCTCTCCGGGCCTTGGGGACGCTCTTCCCCGAGACGCCCCACGCCACACCCTCCCGTCTGTGGGAGGGATCGCCCGAGGCACTGGTCGCCTCCCTGGCCGCGCATGTCGAGCGGCTGACGCGCTACAAGGGCGACGATCCCGAGCTGGTGCTGACCCTTCGCGCGGCGCTGGACCGGCAGAGCCAGGAGCGCCTTCAGCAGTATCTCCCGAAGTCCGCCCGTGAGCTCTGTCTCTTCGCTCTGTTTTGGTACCGCTCGCCCCTTACCTGGCAGCCGGAGTCGGGGGTCTCGCTCCCCGAGCATCTCTTTGCCCCGTACCCCGTTCCTGCGTTTCTGAGCCAAGCACTGCGGCGCTCGATCCGCTTCCCGAACTACAAGTGGCTCTGCTGGTTGATTCTCCTAGGGCGCAGTGTCTCCCTCAAGAGCGCTGCCGCCACTTTTGGCTGGAACCTGCCCAGCAGGCTCCCGCACTTTCTGTCGCAGGTTCCCTCCCTGATGGCTCCCGAGCTCGCCTGCGCCTGCGCCGAGGTGCTGCGCCTCGGGGGCACAGAGGCAGACCTGCGCCGCCTTTGTCTGGATCGCTCCTACCTCCTCGACCCTACCGATCCCAACCTGGCTCCCGGTGAGCTGGACTTCTGGCGAGAGACGGTTCGCTGGCTGGGGGCACAGGGCGGAGAGCTCGTCCAGGGGGAGCTTGCGCAGGTCCTTGCCTGGGGCCGTCATCGCCACACTGAGGCACGGGCGCGCGGCGAGCAGCCCTTCCGCTGGAGCGGCCGCAGTGTCCAGGCCGTGCGTGAGCAGAGCCTCCTCTACCAGCGCAATCGCTACTCCTGGCGCTCCGGGGGAGAGCTCTACCGCTGGGATTCCCACGGCTGGGACTGGTCAGGTGAGGCCGCAGACGTCACCGGCTGGAGTGTCACCGAGCTCACGAAGAGCTCCCAGCTGGGCGAGGAAGGCGCGGCCCTTCGACACTGTGTCGGTGGCTACGGCAGGCGCTGCCACTCAGGGACCTCGGCGATCTTCTCCGTGCGCTACCAAGAGAAGCGCCGCGTGACTGTCGAGGTAAACCCCACCAATGGCGTCCTGGTTCAGGTCCACGGGAGCGACAACCGCCCGCCCGAGCCCGACGAGCAGCGGGTGGTGGCTCTCTGGCACCAGAGTGTCGTGCTCCCCGCGCTGGCCAAGGCTACCCCACCTGATCCTTGCTCTGGTACCACGCCTGCCGCTGCGGCTCAGGCGACGGGCTAG
- a CDS encoding ankyrin repeat domain-containing protein: protein MRHNDDEAFDYLLSQGFAKYAKSGASCLLWSALMRPAYIRKLVAHGCDPNCTEKSGRPILHRALDDGYPEIIGVLLDCGADPNRMHKNYHPLDWADSYSRPLLMAVGAKPELALGHWRARI from the coding sequence ATGCGCCACAACGACGATGAAGCTTTTGACTACTTGCTGAGCCAAGGCTTTGCCAAGTATGCAAAATCGGGAGCAAGCTGCCTACTCTGGAGTGCCCTGATGCGTCCGGCATACATTCGCAAACTGGTGGCGCACGGCTGCGATCCAAACTGCACCGAGAAATCGGGAAGGCCCATCTTGCATCGAGCATTGGATGATGGTTATCCTGAAATTATAGGGGTGCTACTGGACTGCGGAGCCGATCCCAACCGAATGCACAAAAACTACCACCCACTTGATTGGGCAGACTCGTACTCAAGACCTTTACTCATGGCGGTAGGGGCCAAACCTGAGCTTGCTTTGGGACACTGGAGAGCGAGGATTTGA
- a CDS encoding SGNH/GDSL hydrolase family protein, translated as MQRRSFLLGLVFLEAGCMEQQGLEWRSVRGDEVEGKGWAQTAAPFDRLPERAQATVPPAVWNLSRSSAGLCYRFVTASPQIGVRWSVGGELAMPHMPASGVSGVDLYGRGSDNKWRFIGVGQPRQQVGNQVVFAGASGGLREFCLYLPLYNSTIRLELGCAPGAAALPAPPRAHKPIVFYGTSITQGGCASRPGMAFTAIAARTLDRPHLNLGFSGNGKMELALAELLGELDASVFVLDCLRNMSDELVRERLEPFVRRLREKRPTTPILCAGDAFLDNPKEPSRSKLTREAVEKLTREGLPHLHYLPMRGAWGTDGEATVDGVHPTDLGMSRQAEVFVKALRKLIG; from the coding sequence ATGCAGCGACGGAGTTTTCTTCTGGGGCTGGTGTTTCTGGAGGCAGGGTGTATGGAGCAACAGGGTTTAGAGTGGCGCAGTGTCCGCGGCGACGAAGTAGAGGGCAAGGGCTGGGCGCAGACCGCCGCTCCCTTCGACCGCCTGCCGGAGCGCGCCCAGGCGACGGTCCCCCCGGCGGTCTGGAACCTCTCACGAAGCAGCGCGGGGCTGTGCTACCGGTTCGTGACGGCCAGCCCCCAGATCGGCGTCCGCTGGTCGGTGGGCGGGGAGCTGGCAATGCCACACATGCCGGCGTCGGGGGTCTCGGGCGTGGACCTCTACGGCCGGGGCAGCGACAACAAGTGGCGCTTTATCGGAGTCGGGCAGCCGCGCCAGCAGGTGGGCAACCAGGTGGTCTTTGCCGGCGCGAGCGGCGGGCTGCGCGAGTTCTGTCTCTACCTGCCCCTCTACAATAGCACGATACGCCTGGAGCTTGGCTGTGCCCCGGGGGCGGCGGCACTTCCCGCGCCCCCGCGTGCCCATAAGCCGATTGTCTTCTACGGGACGTCTATTACCCAAGGCGGGTGCGCGTCGCGGCCCGGCATGGCCTTCACGGCGATTGCGGCCCGAACCCTGGACCGCCCTCATCTCAACCTGGGGTTCTCGGGCAATGGGAAGATGGAGCTGGCACTGGCGGAGCTGCTTGGGGAGCTCGACGCGTCAGTGTTTGTGCTCGACTGCCTGCGCAACATGAGCGATGAGCTGGTGCGCGAGCGCCTGGAGCCGTTTGTACGCCGCCTGCGGGAGAAGCGCCCCACCACCCCGATTCTGTGTGCCGGCGATGCCTTCCTCGACAACCCGAAGGAGCCGTCTCGGAGCAAGCTCACCCGGGAGGCGGTCGAGAAGCTCACCCGGGAGGGGCTCCCGCACCTTCACTACCTCCCCATGCGCGGTGCTTGGGGCACCGACGGCGAGGCGACCGTCGATGGCGTCCACCCCACCGACCTGGGCATGTCACGCCAGGCCGAGGTCTTTGTCAAGGCGCTGCGAAAACTTATAGGATGA